From one Acipenser ruthenus chromosome 21, fAciRut3.2 maternal haplotype, whole genome shotgun sequence genomic stretch:
- the LOC117427933 gene encoding protein DGCR6-like, producing the protein MMDNFLGMYEEPADSTKQQERHYYLLSELQNLVKDLPSSFQQRLSYTMLSDLALALIDGTVFEIAHGLLDIQHLTEKNLYNQRQKLHGEHRGLKQELVRKHKEALQSCKTHNLSVLRAAQQRELEALELRVKDEQRMMDEKIVLELDQKVVDQQNTLEKAGVPGFYITTNPQELTLQMNLFELILKLQQKESQSGGLLKH; encoded by the exons ATGATGGATAACTTCCTGGGCATGTATGAAGAACCAGCCGATTCAACGAAACAGCAGGAAAGGCATTACTATCTCCTGTCGGAGCTCCAGAACCTTGTTAAAGACTTGCCCAG TTCATTCCAGCAACGCCTGTCGTACACCATGCTAAGTGATCTGGCATTGGCACTGATTGATGGGACAGTATTTGAGATTGCCCATGGTCTGCTGGATATCCAACACCTGACAGAGAAAAACCTGTACAACCAGAGGCAGAAACTGCATGGCGAGCACAGAG GACTCAAGCAAGAACTGGTTCGAAAACACAAGGAAGCCCTGCAGTCATGCAAGACACACAACCTGTCTGTTCTTAGAGCAGCCCAGCAGAGGGAGCTAGAG GCTCTGGAACTGCGTGTTAAAGATGAACAAAGGATGATGGATGAAAAGATCGTCCTAGAGCTGGATCAGAAAGTGGTTGACCAGCAGAATACCCTAGAGAAGGCTGGGGTTCCTGGATTCTACATAACAACTAACCCCCAG GAGCTGACCTTACAGATGAACTTGTTTGAATTGATTCTAAAACTGCAACAGAAGGAATCTCAATCCGGAGGTCTTTTGAAGCACTGA